The Mangrovimonas cancribranchiae nucleotide sequence CAGTAGCTGTTTTCAACACTTCATAATTAGAAAGGCCTGCTTCTTTGTAAAAAGCCAGTTCTTTATGAATGGAAAAACCTGGAAGGGTAACACCAATACCAGCATCCGTACCACAAATTATAGATACACCTGCTTCATGTAGTTTTTTAACAATAGTCAAGTGAAAATCATGCTGTTTTTTTATCCTATCAATTGTCGAAGGATCTTGTTGCTTTGCATTAAACCAACGTTCAAACTGCATTTCACTATCTGTTCTTTTAATGAGAGGATTCATATATTGCAATGATTCTGAATCTAAAATGGAATCATCCATCATCATCTGATAAATATTATTAAATACCGTAAGTGTAGGACAATATCTTGTATGTTTGGATTGTGAAATGGAATCAATTATAGGTTGCAGCTTATTAGCATCTAAATCAAACTGTAAAGGTTGCTGTACTATTTCTTCTGCATGTTCTATGGATTTGATTTGTGAATTTAAATGATATGAAAACGGCACTTTTTGAGAAGGGTGAGCAACGATATCAATTTCAGATTTTTTGGATTGTGCAATCACAGCATCAAAAATTTCCTTGTCTAATCCATAATACGTTTTAATGAAATCGTAACCTTTTTCTTTATATGAAACAACCTTGTCCTTGGCTTCACTCGGATTACTTAGATTTAAATTGTCATCACCAATGAATTCTGGTCCTGTTAGTTTTGGGCTTGTTGTAAAAAACGCTGGTGAATACATATTGTCTTCTATTACATCTTCTTTCATTCTTAAATGCATGGGCATACCCCACAGATTTCTAACTGCGGTTACACCGTTTGAAAGATAAAGTCCTAGCTCATACCTATCCCATACATGCACGTGCATATCGATTAGGCCTGGTGTTAAATACTTATCCTCTCCGTCAAGAATTTCAATCTCTTTGACCTTAATAGTATCTGCAATCTTTTCAATAATTCCTTCTTTTATAAACACCATTTTACCCACTAAAACAGTGTCTTGGTTCATTGGGATAATATTGACATTTTTAATGAGATAAGTATTATTAGATACTGATTCATTCTTATGAATATCTAGATAATTTGTCCTTGTTGAATCTATCCAAAGTGTAATGATTCCTATTAGCATAAGCAAGCCAATGAGAGCGAAGACAATTTTTAAAATTCGTTTTACTATTTTCATGTGTGTCAATTTAAACAACGGATTATATCAGTTAAAAATAAGTTGTAGTTGCGGTTTTATCTTTTCTTTTCCTTCTTTTTATTTGAAAAACATATACTGTTCGTTTTTTGATGGATGATTTTATGGATTGACAACTACGATATTACCAACTTTACGACCTGTTTCCAGATATTGATGCGCTTCTCTTATTTCGGAAAGACTATATTTTTTATCGATATTCGTTTGAAGTTTTCCCTGTTTGAAAAAGTCTACTAATTCTAAGAATAATCGTTTTAATTCTTTAGTCTTTTTAATACCCGTAGCGGCAAACTTTACTTTTTTAGGATTCCATAACATTTGCCATAGTACTTGACAACTCAATACCGGTGTCATAAAAACACCATCAGTAGTCAAAACATTTTTAGTCATTTTATAATTAAGTTTACCAACAGTATCATATACCACATCATATTGACTTTGTAGCTGGTTCACATTTGTTTTGGTATAATCAATCACTTCGTCTGCTCCTAATGATAGAACAAAATCGATATTTTTGATGCTACAAACACCGGTAACTTTTGCACCCATTATTTTTGCTAATTGTACAGCTGCAGTACCTAAACTTCCAGAAGCACCATTAATTAAGACACGTTGACCTGGTTTTACATTGGCAATATCTTTAAGAAAATTATACGATGTTAAAAACCCATCACAAATTGGTGCTGCTTCAATATGCGACATGTTCTTGGGTTTTCTAGCTACAACTAAATTTTCTGCAATACACAAATACTCCGCATTACAGCCATTACTAAATAGTTTTTCGCCAAACACCTCATCTCCTATTTTAAATTTAGTGACTTGATCACCTACAGATTCTACAACACCTGAAAAGCCAGTTCCTAAAGCTGTGTTCTTGGGTTTAAATAGGCCTACAAACAATCTACCAAATTTAGGTATACCCTGTCGCATCATAGTATCTGCTCTTGTTACTGATGATGCCTTAATTTTTACTAAAATTTCGTTTGGTTGCGGTGAAGGAACTTCAACATCAATAATCTGAATAACTTCTGGTGAACCGTATTTTGTATAAATTGCTGCTTTCATTATCACTAATTATTTATTGCAAAGTTGAAGATAATCAAACTATTAAAGGTTCGTGTTTGGAAATTGAAACTAATTTAATTATTCAATTAATTTCTCAATTTTGTTATCAGTTAAGTTCTGAATATTGCTTGTGATTTTTTCAATATCCCAATGCCACCATTGAAGCTCTAGAAGTTTTGTAATGATTTCTTTTGAAAATCTCTTTTTAATTTCTTTTGCTGGATTTCCACCAACAATTGAATACGGTTCCACATCTTTGGTTACCGTTGCGTTTGTGGCAATAATTGCTCCATCTCCAATAGTCACTCCTGCCATAATTGTTGCGTTATAGCCTATCCAAACATCATTACCAATATTGATGTCTCCCTTTTGCGGGTATGATTTTCCTTCCATCGCATGTTCCCAGCCATTACCAAAAATGGCGAAAGGGTAGGTTGACATTGCATCTGTTAAGTGATTGGCACCATTCATTATGAATGTAACATCGGAAGCAATCATACAGAACTTTCCAATTTTTAATTTGTCGCCAACAAAATCAAAATGGTATTTTACATTTTTCTCAAAATTCTCTACATTTTCAAAATCATCATAATAGGTGTAATCTCCAATAATGATATTGGGGTTCTTTACTATGTTTTTTAAGAAACATAGCTTATCGTAATGCTCAAGTGGGAATTTTATGTTTTTGTCTGGGCCTGTCATACCGATTTAATTTTTAGTGATTTTTATTGAATACCGATTTCCATTGTCTGCATATACATTGGAAAGTGAATTAGTCTTCTTTCATCAATTTGTTCAATATACTTTGTGACCCTTCACTACCTAATTCAACCGCTTTTGTATAACTTTTTATGGCATCTTCTTTTTGATTGTATTTTAAATAAGCTTCACCCAATGAGTCCCATAAATTACCATCTTCAGGAAATAATTTTACATTGAGTTTAAACAATTCTAATGCCCAACCAGGTTGATCTTCTTTTTTCAATCTACTATACCCTAGTCGATTTAGTATGGCATGGTCGTTAAATTTATTTTGAAGTTCTTTCTTTAAAAAATCTGGTAATTTTTCCACATTTGTAGATGAATTGGTTTTCATGAATTCATGAATCAATTCATAAATATTTCTGGGAATTGGTGTGGCCTTATAATCAGTATCAAAAATCATGTTACCAATTTCTCTAGCCACGTTTTCTGATTCACGCCCTAAAAATACGTTCGTTATGTATATAACGACTACATCATTGTCTGTAAATCTAACGAAGTCTGCAAAATACAGTCCATTGCTACCATTATGGGCAACGATTTTTGTATCTCTATCAGTTTTGGATATAGCCCAACCATATCCATAATACGATGTCATGTTATCGTTTTCAGCTACGTGTGCCTTTTCTTGGGTCTCTCTAGTTTTAGAAGTTAATACTGCATTGTTTTTTAAAGCAACATGCCATTTATATAAATCTTCAATAGTAGAATGAATATCTCCTTTACCAATACTATACCAATGATTGTTATTGTAAGGCAGGTGTTGTTGAGTTGTTCCCCAATCTGTCCATTTTTCATCATCTCTATTATAGTAATAGCCATGTGCCAGTCGTTCCGTACTAAAATGGATACTTTTATATCCTGTACTTGTCATTTGTGCAGGTGCAAATAGGTTTTCCTGTAAAAAAGCATTATAAGTCTGGCCTGAAACCAACTCCAATATGGCCGTTAACATGATGTAATTGGCATTTGCATATTGGTAGGTTGTGCCGGGTTTAGACTGTAATGTGGACTCAAAAAATTCTTTTAAAAACTGTTCTTTGCTTGCTTCATTATATCTAAAACCTCCTGCCCTATTAGAAATTCCAGACGTGTGCGTTAATAATTGATGAATGGTAATATCCTTCTTATCACTAGGTGTCTGAGCAAAATATGAACTTATCTTATCTGATGTTTTTATTTTTCCTTGCTCCACAAGTTTTAAAATAGCGGATGCTGTAAATTGCTTGGTTACAGAACCAATATTAAAAACGGTTGCTGGGGAATTGGGTATTTTATTTTCCCTGTCTGCCCATCCATAACCTTTAGATAAAATAACTTCACCTTTTTTAGCAACCAAGACAACTCCGGAAAAACCATTTGTTGCACTTGCTTTTAAATAAGAGTCTATTTTATTGAAAAGTTTTTTATCGGTATTTTGAGAAAAAGCGCTTAACGTTGAAAACGTTATGAAAGTAAAAAATACTATTTTTATTGATGATTTCATTTTTTGATTGATTGATTGATGATAAATAAGTCTACTTATTTTATAAAATGTTACAGTTTTTTAAATTTTTGTAAAAAGGGTATTTATTTATTAAAATTCCAGACTGGCAAAGAAATACTGCTGTTACCTGTAAAAGTTATTTTTAAAGGAATTTCCGCATCTTTAATGCTTTCGCTATTTACATCTCCACCTGTCCCATAATTTATTTGAGCATTGTTGTTTTTATTCACATTAACAACTACAACTATCCTACTCCCCTTTTCTATCTTTTTACTGATTAGTTTTGAATTGTTAAAAGACACTTGCGCCTTTTTATTCGGCACAAGTAAATTTCTATACTCTCTGTCTTTAGCAAAGCTAGCTCTACCAATATAATAGCTTAAATGAAAGTATTTATTTTCTGGTGTTAATTGATAAACTATAACAGAATAGTCAACATCTTTTTTATTGATTGAAAACTCAAGATTCCCAGTAAAAGAACCATTGATAATGATATCTTCTTTTAGTACTTCTGATTTAAAAATTAAACCATCTTTTAAATTGATGTTGTCTTTTTCTAAAGGCCATGGATAATATTCTGTATTAGTCATGCTTTCTCTGTCTTTAAGGTCAACAGTCAGATCAACTTTAGAAGAATTTGCTTTAGACTTTAACTGATGAAAATCATCTATTTCTGTGCCACTTAAATAATACGTTAGGGTATCATTTGTCATGGCACTTAAACTCGGTTTATGCATCCAAGTATCTGTATCCATTACCTGAAAGTTTACTTTATCTTTTAAAATACTTGGTTTTTCTTTTCCGTTTAAAACATAATCAAACCATTGGTAAATAATATCTTCTTCAATGTTGATTAGTGCGGATTTGTCTAATTTGTAATTCCTTAAACTTTCTTGTGGTTTTGTTTGTGCTGTCCAATGATCATAAGGTCCAACCAATAAATAATGATTCGGATTTTTTGCGTATTTATGATGTTGATTGTAGTAATACATCGCACCTCGTTGTGAATCATCATAATAACCCGTAATCGTTAAAATTGGAATATCGATTTTAGCAAATTCCTCCTTATATGGAATCATCTTTTTCCAATAATCATCATAACTTGGATGTTGCATGTAGGTGTTCCATAATTTGTTTACCTGGCCATCTAAACTATCCAGTTTGTTAAATGCTACGCCTGTTTTGTACCATGCGTTTTTTAAAGTATTCCAACGATTAAAATCATTTGAAGCTTCAAAGTCTAAAAACTTGTTGTTGGTGACATAAAAGTTCCATGAATACGAATAATTATGAAGTACATTATTTTCCATAGGGTAGTCAATTCCAGGCGCAATGGCTACCATCGGCACAATGGTTTTTAATGCAGGGTGTACTTTGTGCTTCATAGAAGCCCATTGTGTAAAACCATTGTAACTACCACCAAACATGGCTACTTTTTGATTAGACCATGATTGTTTACTAATCCAATCAATGACTTCATAAACATCTGTATTTTCATATTCAAGAGGTTTTATATCGCTTTTACTCAATCTTTTTCCTCTTGTATTAGCAATAACGCCTACATAGCCTTTAGATGCTGCTAACATTGCTGAAGCTACATTTGTACCTGTATAGATAGAAGACACTAATATTGCAGATTTTTTAGTAGTTGTACTTCCCTTTCGCTGTACTATTACCACAGAAACTTCTGCACCATCTTTCATAGGTATTACAATACTGTCATTTACAGTATATCTGCGTTTATGGTCTTGCTTTATTTCTTCAAAATAAATAGCTCTGGTTGATGAAAATACAGTGGTTAAAAAATATTTTTTTACTAAATCCTGAGCTGTTGCCTGTGATATTTTTTCTGATTTAATATTAGCATAGGTAGTATTAAAATTACTCACGTAATAACCTGTAGGATCTCTTAATATCAACGCTTTATCTAAATTAATAACTTGTATATCATCAGAGTTATTTACGTATTTGTTATAAGAGTTTTTAAACGCATCTTTAAAATTCGAAGAAAGCCTTGCCTCTGCATAATGCATGTATACATCTAAATACGGTCTTTGATCTTTTTGTATTTCTTTAATTCTTTTTTTGAAAGTAACTAATGCCGCTTTATAATTACCTCTAATGACCTCAACCTTAAACACATCTAATTCTGATAAATTTTGAGTATCACATAATACGGCCAATTGCTGCATTTGATTTGCAAGTGCTATTGAATCTGAGAGTTCTACCTTCTTAAATGGTATTTCTTGTCCAAAAGAAGCTATACTCATTGCAATTAAAAATAATATCAGGACTGATTTTTTCATTGTTTTGCGATTGAAAATTGATAGTAACCTATACTATTTCTCATTTGGGTTTTTGTACTTGATTAACTCTTCATTGTATAAAAAGCCATCTTGAGTTTGTGTCATTTTAATAAAGTTTTTAATTTCTGGTGCATACAACCAAACTTCATCTGTTTGCGCATTGTATCCTCTGGAATTTGAAACAGTTCCTTTGTATTCAATGGTGTACGCCATAAATGTACCTGCGTCTACAGTTTCTTGTTTATAAGATACTACTTTTGCATCTTGACTTTGAGTTCCTGTAGTACCATCTTGACTGGTCCAGTTTTTTTCATATTTCCATGTCTCACCAACTTTTAAAGGCCACTTGTATTTTGGTGTTTTGCTTTCTTCTGGCTTTGTAATGTCTGATAGTGGAATTGTATCTTTTCCGATGGTCATACCTAAAACGCCATTTTTACTAACAATTTCTCGTGTGTCTTCTCCTTCTGAACGTACTTCTCCTTCTGTGGTTACTCCTTTATATTTCCAAGTCCATGTTTCTCCAACCATATAATCGTTTAATGTTGGTTGTTTTGCTAATGAATCAGTGTTATCACTACAAGATGTCAACAATGAAATAAGCACTAGATATACAATTTTTACTATTCCAAATACTACTTTTAAATAATTCATAATAAGACTTTTAAATTAATGATAGTACAAAGTAAATGTCTCTATTTCTATCAAAAAAGGAAAAGTACATGAGCGTAAATAAATGTAAATGAACGTTATAAAATTAAACGATTGCAGCTTTATAGACTGTTCCAGTTTTTAAATTTAACAGATTGTCTGCTAGATACTTCTACCTTTTCTCCAGTAGTTAATATTATTTGTAATTTATTATTGAAGTATGGATGAATCTCTTTGATGTAGTGTATATTAATCATTTGGCTACGATTAACACGGAAAAAGACTTTAGGGTCTAATTTTTCTGCTAATAAATTTAAAGAGCGCTTTATCATTGCTTTATCCGAACCAAAATAAAGACGTGCATAATTTTCTAAAGATTCAATAAAATAAATATCTGTTAGTGGAATGAAATGACATTTTTCACCATCTTTTATGAATATCTTTTGATGCATCGGTAAGGTTGTAGGCTCTAATTTTACCCTATTAGAAAGTTCTTCCTTCACTTTTTCAATAGTTTTAGAAAAACGTTCATCTCTTAAAGGTTTTACTAAATAATCTAAAGCGTTCATCTCAAAAGCTTTTACAGCGTATTGATCGTAAGCTGTTGTAAATACAACGTCTGGCACATTGGTTAACTCTTCCAATAAATCAAACCCAGATTTCCCTGGCATGTGGATATCTAAAAACAATAGATCTGGCTGTAAGTCTTCAATTAAAGTTATGGCCTCATCTACATGACTTGCTTCGCCTATAATTTCAAACTCTTGATGTTTTTCTAATGCACGTTTTACTTCTTCTCTCGCCAAACGTTCATCATCAATGATTATGGTTTTATATCTTTTCATCTTCAATATGCAATGGAATTATTATTTCTGCAACTACACAGTCATTTACTTTCTCTTTTAAACTAAAACTAGCCTTGCCTTTATATTGGATGTCTAGGCGTTTTTTTAAGTTTTTTAAACCTAGCCCAGCACTTTTTTCGGTATTAATTACTCCTGGGTTCTCAACAGTAATACAAATATTAGCATCCTGCTTATTTATTTTTAAGAAAACAACACCACCTCCAACTTTTAAGTCGATTCCATGTTTAATGGCATTTTCAACTAACAACTGAATACTTAACGTGGGAATCTTATAATTAATGAGTTCATTATCAATATTGGTTTTTAGTTGTAGCCGTTCTTCAAAACGCATTTTTTCTAATTCAATATAATCATAAACTAGAGCAAGTTCATTTTTAATAAATATTAAACCTTTGTCTTTTTCATATAATGATGACCGCAATAAATCTGATAATAAATCAATTGCTCTTCTTGCCACGTTAGGATTTTCAATTACCAACGATTTAATTGAGTTTAAGGAATTGAATAAGAAATGTGGATTTAATTGAGCTGATAAATTATCTAATTGAGCTTGTTTAGCTATTAAAGATAATTGAGCATTTTCTTTAGCTGTAACAACTTCCTTCTGATAATAATGATACAGGTGATACGCCAAAATCCAAATAGACATTAATCGTAGTCCTGTAAGTAATATTGGATCCCAATAAATAATAGCCTGTAATAAATTTTTATTCTCGCCTGCTATGAAAGTCCAGTAGGCATACCATTTTAAATTATTCAATAACACATATAAAACAGCTAATAAAAGTATGGTAGGCACTAAACGGATTAGTAATTTTTTTATAGGTAAACTACTCCATTTTGCTTTTAAGGCAAATTGTCTGTACATATGTGTTAAAAATATTCCAATGGAAATATCTAATACATAATTTAACAGCGTATAAAAAATGCCGTAATTATCTCTTGTATATACTGTATATGCCCAATAAATAGAAACGGCACTCCATCCTATTAATTGACATTTCCAATAAAGAGATAGTTTTGTATTACTATTATTTGTTTTTTTATTGATATCCATTCCTAAACAAAGCAACAAAATACTTTAAAATAGTGAAAGAAAAAGTACAGGAACGTCAAATATGAGGTTTAAGTGCTATTATAAAATTGCATACTACGCTTTAACCTTTCGCTTTCTTAATCCGAACAAATCAATTTACATGCTCTAAAACCCAGCTCGATACTTCTTTTAATGCGATTGGGGAAAATGTTTGCTCAATCTTTCTATACTCATCCATCTTTCCTGTTTCACACTCTTGAAAGAAGTGGTTTAAGTTCTCTAATTCTATGATTTTATAATCCTTGTTGCCGCCTTTAATCAAAGCTTCACGTATACCATTCTGATTTATTTTGGCATTTACTTGGGTATCTTTACTACCGTTTAAAGACAACACAGGGATTTTCAATTTCTCGATTTCGTCAGCTGGGTTGTACTGTAAAAAATAGCGCGACCAAGGTTTTATACTTGTGTTTACCTGATTCTCTATAAATGCATTGATGTTTTTTTCAGGTACGTTTAAATCTTTTAAAATGGGTCTTATAAAAGCATTGTAATGTGCTGTTAATTCTGTTTTAATTTCAGGCTCACTTTTATCAGAAGTAACAATGGCTATGGCTTTTCTTGCGTTTTTCTCATAAGTTACTTCATCTTTTACAGGAAATTCTCTTAATGTTTTAGACTGCATTATAGATAATTCAGTTCCAGAAATACTAGTAGAGGCAAGCAATACCATAAAAGCAACATCGTTTGTATTATTTGCCGCTAATGGTGCAATAATACCACCTTCACTATGGCCAATTAACCCAATGTTCTTTTTATCAACGTCCTTTCTGGTTTTTAAATAAGCGATGGCACTTAGCACATCTTTAGAAAAATCTTCTGTGGTTGCATTTCCAAAATCTCCTGTAGATGCTCCCTGCCCACGATCATCAAAACGCAATACACCAATGCCTTGTTTTGTAAGATGGTCTGCCAATACTAAAAAAGGTTTGTGTCCCATAAAGGTTTCATCTCTGTCTTGTGGGCCGCTTCCACTAATTAAGATAGCCACAGGAAATGTACCTTCTTTACTAGGTAAGGTTAACGTACCTGCTAAAGTGATATTGGCTTCCTTATTTTGAAACATCACCTCTTCTTCATAATAAGGATAAGGTTTTACAGGTTCTTGTGGTCTTCGTTGGTCTGCTACTTCTACAGCACCTTTCTTTAAATTCAGAGCCATTTCTATACCACCTTCTTTATAGGTGCCTTCAAATTGTTGCAGTTCAGCATTGTAGTTTGCTACATAAGACATCCCCAAATTTGAACCATCAATCGTTAGCTTTCCGTTTGTATAAGTAGTTGTCGCTGGTTTTATACCAAAAATCCTAAAGGTAGGCACATTCATTATGGAAGAATAGTTAGCACCTTCTTGTGTAATGTTAAACACAAAGGTAATTTCTTTATCACCTCTTTTGGCTTTTCCGCTCCAATCTCCAGAGATTTCTTGAGCATATAAGCTTACTATTGATAGTATAAATACAATTATTAATGTTGAAATAGTTTTCATTTTAGGATGTTTTTTACTAGCCGAAAAGTATTCGACATTTACTTTTTAAAATAAATACTGTGATTTTTTGTGTTTCTAGTGCTACTAATTATAGCATATTTCCAGCTGCTTTAGCTTGTGCATCTTTGCTACGCCCCACTATTGACCCCACTAGCATGCCGCCAATTAATCCTAAAGAAATACCTAGTGAGCGTTCTAAGTTATGTAAAATTGCGACTCCAAATAGTAAACCAAATACTAATCCTAATCCACCATAAAAAGTTGTATAATAGCCTTTTGTAGTTAAGGAAAATGTATCTTTTAAGTATTTTTTAAAATCATTAATCGCTTTCTTATAATATTTTTTTCTATTCTCAGGATTCGATTTTAAGTTTAAATGATCCAATTCTGCTTCTATAGATTGAATTTTAGTATCGGATAAATTTTTATTTTCTAAACTGGTTATAATTTGAATAAATTCTTGGTAAATCTTAATCTCAAATTTACTACTTGTCTCGGCTTCTAAACTTTCAAAAAAGTTAATGGCATTTTTTAGTGTCATAATATTTACTGTTTTCTTGGTTAGTGGCAGAAGTCAAAAAATATTACATGCGACACCTGATTTTTTTTGAAAAAAATTAAAAACCAACAGTTTACAAGACTTAAGAAGCTTTTTTTAACGTCTTAAACTTTCTATATCTGTCATTAATTCATCTAGTTTTCTGAATATCCTTCCATAAACAATGTTCAAATCCCATTTATAAATCCGACCTCCAAAATACGCCAGTAAAACTAAAATTAATAGGACAATGACGACTCCTATCAGCGGAATTCCATTTACCAAATATATGTCAGGAAAACCAATGAGAATTTTGTCTACAAGTCTTTCACCTAAAGGCATTCCTTCGGCATCTTTAAACCAAAATCCTAAAAGCATTGATATAAATATCATTGGGTACAAAAATCTTGAGAATTTCTTATTTATCGATATCTGTTTATTTTTCCATTGGTTAAATGCTTTTAAATATTGATAACTACTGTCACCCAAATCTATTTGCTCTAAATCATTTAATAACTTTTTATTGAAATATACAAGCACCCAAAGCATCACAAAAAATATAATACCTGTTATTGGTATTCCGATAAAATATGAGACTACTAAAAAAGCAAATGAGAATACAACAATTGCAATTAAGTTGATTCTAAACATCCGTTTAAATTTATCAATGATATGAATTGATTTTTGGCTATACAGGTTATTGATTTTTGGTGCAACTAAGGCATCACTTTTAAGAAACCCCTCTTTCCAAATATTTTCAATAGATTTTTCCATCTAATATTTTTTTTAATCTCATTTTAATTCTTTTCACTCGTACTCCAATATTATTAGGATTTGTTCCTATAATTTCAGCAATTTCCTTTTGCGATTTTTCTTCTAAATACAACATAATGATTGCTCTATCTATTTCTGACAATTTTCTAATAGCGTCGTATAATAAATTTAGAGACTCGTCTGAAAATGCAAAGTTGTCCTCTGTTTCTTCTGCTGTTATAGAATCAGATGCAAAATGTTGAACATTATTTTTCTTTTTCTTAAGTAAGGTTAAACAAACGTTTAATGAAATCCGATACACCCAGGTGCTCCACTGAGATTCCTCACGAAAGTTCTCTTTACTTCTCCAAATTTGTAAACACACTTCTTGGTAATAATCTTCAAAATCTTCTTGCGAGTTTGTATACGCCCGACATAATTTGATAATTATTCCTGCAAAAGGTAAAATGGATGTTTTATAAAAATCGCTACTCAATAGTATTCTTTTATTGGTTAGTGGCTAAATAAAAGATTTATTACAGGTAGAAGATAGGTTTTTTTTTAATAAGTAGCATTGGTTCTAGAAAAATTGCATTTATAATTACTTAGTAATAAATCTATAATTTAAAACCTAATGAATTTCCTTTGCTTGACTGATAGTTGTTTAATTTTCGCTAAAGTGTTATAATTTATTCGGTTAACCCATCACAGAAATATTCGTTTTCAATAGTATTACTCATATTGACGAATGGTAAAACTGCTATGGGTTTTGGTTGATCAATCTATTATTATGACTAATGTAAATTTCAACAAAAATTATATTTTATTTTAATGCTTTTCGTTTCTAATTAAACCACCATATTTATCGTAAAACTTCCAGACGCCTATTTTTTCGTTATTTTGGTAATAGCCTGTGCTTTTTAATGCCCCATTATCGAAATACTCGTTCCATTT carries:
- a CDS encoding histidine kinase, with protein sequence MDINKKTNNSNTKLSLYWKCQLIGWSAVSIYWAYTVYTRDNYGIFYTLLNYVLDISIGIFLTHMYRQFALKAKWSSLPIKKLLIRLVPTILLLAVLYVLLNNLKWYAYWTFIAGENKNLLQAIIYWDPILLTGLRLMSIWILAYHLYHYYQKEVVTAKENAQLSLIAKQAQLDNLSAQLNPHFLFNSLNSIKSLVIENPNVARRAIDLLSDLLRSSLYEKDKGLIFIKNELALVYDYIELEKMRFEERLQLKTNIDNELINYKIPTLSIQLLVENAIKHGIDLKVGGGVVFLKINKQDANICITVENPGVINTEKSAGLGLKNLKKRLDIQYKGKASFSLKEKVNDCVVAEIIIPLHIEDEKI
- a CDS encoding alpha/beta fold hydrolase encodes the protein MKTISTLIIVFILSIVSLYAQEISGDWSGKAKRGDKEITFVFNITQEGANYSSIMNVPTFRIFGIKPATTTYTNGKLTIDGSNLGMSYVANYNAELQQFEGTYKEGGIEMALNLKKGAVEVADQRRPQEPVKPYPYYEEEVMFQNKEANITLAGTLTLPSKEGTFPVAILISGSGPQDRDETFMGHKPFLVLADHLTKQGIGVLRFDDRGQGASTGDFGNATTEDFSKDVLSAIAYLKTRKDVDKKNIGLIGHSEGGIIAPLAANNTNDVAFMVLLASTSISGTELSIMQSKTLREFPVKDEVTYEKNARKAIAIVTSDKSEPEIKTELTAHYNAFIRPILKDLNVPEKNINAFIENQVNTSIKPWSRYFLQYNPADEIEKLKIPVLSLNGSKDTQVNAKINQNGIREALIKGGNKDYKIIELENLNHFFQECETGKMDEYRKIEQTFSPIALKEVSSWVLEHVN
- a CDS encoding sigma-70 family RNA polymerase sigma factor; this translates as MSSDFYKTSILPFAGIIIKLCRAYTNSQEDFEDYYQEVCLQIWRSKENFREESQWSTWVYRISLNVCLTLLKKKKNNVQHFASDSITAEETEDNFAFSDESLNLLYDAIRKLSEIDRAIIMLYLEEKSQKEIAEIIGTNPNNIGVRVKRIKMRLKKILDGKIY